The Schistocerca gregaria isolate iqSchGreg1 chromosome 1, iqSchGreg1.2, whole genome shotgun sequence genome includes a window with the following:
- the LOC126362740 gene encoding odorant receptor Or2-like isoform X1: MTVLQKPIIISISMFRKVTCGVWWNSNLYIRNTKICSVHVAAHQRYIDGVEAIVNAVFLTQFLCSATLFCLTGFQLTVILKEQQLARFLNMMELLGAAIFEMGMFCYFANRVMDEGINVGKAAYESQWYYVSKDYGISVSIIMARCTRPPKITFGKFADLTMENFASVLQISYSYFTLLTRLNE, translated from the exons atgactgtctTGCAAAAGCCCATCAtaatctcgatttcaatgtttcggaaagtaacatgcggtgtttggtggaattcaaatttatacattcgtaatacgaaaatatgcagcgtacatgttgctgcacatcaaag GTACATTGATGGTGTAGAGGCTATTGTAAATGCTGTGtttttaacacagtttttatgCAGTGCCACACTCTTCTGTCTCACGGGTTTCCAACTCACAGTGATTTTG AAAGAACAACAACTTGCAAGATTTCTTAATATGATGGAATTGTTAGGTGCAGCCATATTTGAAATGGGAAtgttttgttactttgcaaatagAGTGATGGATGAA GGTATCAATGTTGGAAAGGCGGCTTATGAGTCTCAGTGGTATTATGTTTCCAAAGATTATGGAATATCCGTAAGCATAATTATGGCTCGCTGTACCCGCCCACCAAAAATAACATTTGGAAAATTTGCTGATCTTACTATGGAAAACTTCGCTTCA